The segment AACCCATACtctgtgtttggaaaaaaaaccaacagactTCTGCATCAAAACACATGTCTGCTTGTAAGACTCAAGAACCCCATGGCAACTCTTGGGCTTCCATGTGGTATTTTTCAGTACTAATTTGACAATGCTGAAACTGCAATACAGCAGACATTTTACTGCACTTAATTCAAGacctaatttaatttttaatgaaagaggAAACAGTGCCAAGAGCAGTGGAGGGACCAGACAGATCAGTAGGTTGTGAACCATTAGGTTTAAGGAAGACTGCATCAAAGCAGCTTAAGACCTTAGACTAATGCTCCCTCCCAAAGTAAAGGGTCAGTGCTTCCAAGTTATCTGACCATATGATGCCACAGGACTTCAAGTGTGCTGATAACCAAGGCAGTTTGCTCTGTTCAGGGgttccctaaaaaaaaataaatcattcttTCCAGCTAAATCCCTGTTCAAGTTCAAATAAACTCTTTTTTCAGTATGTGTGAAGACATTTTGAATTCTTGTCTGTCACTTGTGTGGAAGTCCTTAGCTGTCCTCCCTTAGCACCGCCCCAGACCTTACCTGGGCATCATCCACATCGATTTCTATGAACACCACATTGTCATACTTCTCACATAAACTCTAGAACGAAACAAAAAGAACTATGCAGTTACAGTGCTCCAGGAAAGTTTCCTGAAAAGATGCATTCCTATAAATTGAAAGGCTAGTGCTGCTTAAATTGCTAGTGAAGCACCCTTTGTTATCTTGAAGCAGCTATTTTACTATCAGAGCAAAAATACTCTGTTCTCCAGCCAACTGTTTCTGGAGAAGTCTTTGGAAACATGCTCTCTCCAGAAAGACTCAAACATCTCAAGACATAGGTGGAAGGCCTTCTCTTGCAGCCTTCAGCTGATAACCAAAAGGTGCTACAGCTTCTCATACCTTACCAGGAGATAACACGGCCACCTAAAAACAGCTGGAGGATTTATATTAACCATGTACAGAAGGACAAGCATGTTTCCTCTTTGTGTCCCACCACCTGATGGAATGCAACTGAGATGCATGCAACAGGACAAATACAGGGCAAAAGCTAAACTTCAGATTAGTTCCCAGCTATATCAGTAGTCAGTCTATTTCAATTGGTAGTCTTAAAAATAGATACTTCTGCAACTTCTCACTTTTCTAGAAAATGCCAGCAATCACATAAAGCCAAAGGAATTTTcctgtgtacagtaatttcacgaatacaagccgcaccaatttgacgAAGATTTTGCTCttaaaccggaaatgcggctaatactcaggagcggccaatatgtgaacaattttctgacatttacaacctcagaagagCCAGCCAGAGTGTcaagccgagctgctgcaaagtcggcattttgcgattgttacaaattgctactctgttgcaccgcgggtggagcctggctgcctgcaggcagcacggggggcggggagagaggtgggagagctccctccttccctcctctgccgcagccctggggagagatgggggggccccacgccgccattgccgcggcccggggaggaggggggggacccgggccgcccctgccgcggctctgggaggcggcggggggctccgtccctgcctgccaccacagggcagcgctgggccgtggtgaccaagcccagtggccccgccgagcggcagcactgggctgggctacctggccccgtcagcagcccctagcgggccaagcctgcacagccttagctgagtcagtaaaccccaccctggcgccgttctgttactatttggcaactttgttgcacgcgggtcctcgctgcgaacgacagagcggcttatttatggacaaaaaatgaaatatttgccaacacccagagatgcggcttatactcagtgcggcttgtagtcgtgaatttactgtaattgtgaAGCAACACAAACATTTATATACAatttaatgcagaaataaaccagaaaaactaCTTACATGGAAAAAAGGCTTGATCATTTTGCATGGTCCACACCATGTGGCAGAGAAATCAACTACTATAAGCTTCTCACCAGCAGATTTCAGTTCTGCCTCAAATTCaacctacagaaaaaaaaattaaacacattgatgattttcctcctccttttctaaATTGTGTAAGACTAACCACAATGCTGGGTTGCTCTCAGACCTAACACACTAATCATTATGGCAAGTCTTAAACACTTAACTGGGTAATTTGTACCATCATGTAAGTGCTTCAGTATGAAGCACTTGTTTTCATTGGTGCTAGCAGCAGTCAGTGTCTTATGACTTACCAATTAGAAAACACCCACAAAGCTCAGTCAAACTCCCTGAATTGTGGAAACAAACTAGAAATTGTCTAGTTGTGATGCTCAactctgacagctctgtgttATCCCCAAAATAGAGATTTTTATAATCCATATTCTCACTTCTGTCTTGGTAGTAAGAAAGACTTTCCTCTGCAGAATTTGAAAACAACAGATACAAACCTTTGTATGGGCCTCCACTCTGGTGACTTTTCCAATCAATGgctaacattaaaataatttgaaacatGTTTTTGAAGGCAACCTCATAGGATAGTTATTTTGCCAAGAGAACCCATGTTTGACATCATTAGCCAAAGCAATGCTACACATACAGACTACACAAGTAAACACCCAATACTTATTCAGAGTCTATGAGTGTGTGTGTTGTACTTAGTCACACAAATCATCTCTGGACAATATTTCTTCGAACTAAACATCCCTACATGCCATTACTCATTTTTGCTTGTCAAAAGTGAATGCTTTAGTAGaactgaaaaacattaaaagcaaATATCTAGCATGCTAGCAAAAAGTAAGCAAATATTTCAGGCAGAAGCAGAAAGTGCTGATCATCTACTTCCTGACACTGTCTTTGTGAAAGAAACTACAAGCCACTTCAATAATTCTCAACTTTGTTTACTTGGCAATCAAGCTTCAGGAGAGCTGCTAGCACAAACTTCAAAAGATAGCTGATAGCTTTAGTCCCCGCCAGCTTAATGGAGTAAAGCACTGGAGTCCTGTCAGCAACAGCTGACTGAAAGCAGTATGGTTACTGCCAGATGTACACAGGGGTTGGGTTTTGCAGTGCAGGACTTAACTAATTCATAGCTGCTTCTGCAATAACCCACAATAAATTGCAACTCAACTCTAGTAAGCTAAAGAATGTCAAGGAGGTGGGGAGACAGAAGTCAAACTGGACATGAATATATTTAAACAAGCAAAGTATAAGTACACTTATGTACATATAATCCTATGTGAAACTCTTCACAGCTTCCTGTAACTTCAAATACACTCAGCATTACATCTTCCTGTTAACAGAAGTTTTCCCTCCCCACATAGCTCTCTTCAGAGACACAGCATCCATGCTGTTTTTTCCATCCTTGCATCTTGGACAGTCAGTCTATTCTGCTAGAGGATCAGTAGTAACACTCCAACCACTCTCATTTTTGAAAGAGATAGGAACAGCTAAGTTTTCCCATCTCCCTACATTCCCCTACTCCTGCACTAACATAGGCATCCTGCACCCACTCCCACCAAAAATGTTTAATATCCCTGTACACAGCAATCCATGCTTGCTGCTCTCTCCCAGTACTTATACCATCAGCTCCTCAGTCAAGCCTCACTCCTTTTGGCCTTGAAATCCTACTGCTAATTTTTAGTACAGCTTCTCAGACCTCTGCACTGTAACATGACCACTCTATTAATTCCACTTTCCACAGCTGCCAGTTACATCATCCTTTTTTAACCCCTATGTCACCTTTCCAACTACATAATTACTGTATTCTGCAAATGGAAGCCCAGCCCTGGAATGCATTCATCATATTGTCACACACCTCAGGTTTGCTATCACACAGAACAAAGGGAAAGTGGGACAGCATCATAATTACAGCTGGTCACCACTGGCGACCTGGTCCTGACTATAAATCAAGTGTTACCCTGCAAATCATCTCTACTATCAGCCAAAATTGCTGCAGTGAAAAGAGATGCTGGGTCCAAAGATGTTACCCTGCAAGTTAAAAAGATACCAAACTAGTGAGAAGTTCTGAAAGTTTTTCTAGTGAGCTCAATTTCCCTGGAGGAAGACAGtagcacaaacaaaacaaaaaacaagctgCACGACCTGTCTGATTGACCTAGCTGACTTTCATGTTAACTGTAAAGTAACAAGGTTTTTTATAAAAAACTAAATAATCTCTGTTACCAGAAGGGGAGCCTCCTATCACAAGACTATTCTGTCATGCTTTGAAAAGATCTTACAGCTTGGTTAAACAGGATTTTCTCCAGGTAGCAGCTCACTGGGGGAAGCTCAGCATGCTGGTCAATATTGTTTGTTCTTTGTggtggtgtgggtttttttgttgttattgattttggttttttcttaaatatgtaaCTACAACCTCCCTGAGCACACACAAGACCTCATTTTACTTGTATTTCTGTCCAACAGAAAAGGGCGTGCTACCTTCAACAAATACATTGGCAGTAGGTATCTGCTCCCAAGGGCCAAGTAAGAAGGTCTAATAATGAAAGCCTCTAGTGCCTCAGAGGTTCCCAGCACCAGGTTGTGCTTCAAAACCGAGGCTGCTGGCCACAAATGGTGCTGAAAGGAgtctgctgctctcagcaaCAGATAATATAGGTCCACAATATCTGGCAGATTTGATTAAAGCTTGGTtgtaaacattattttcaaCACATATCAAGTCACCCTTGAACTTGCCCAGTCATGTAATTTAGTGGAGACTTTTAAATTCAGAAGTTAGCCTAAACATACCAAAGGTTCAACTGCCTAAACTCCATAGGACACACCACTTCTAAAATTATCACTTGTAGCAAAAGGTGCAACTTTCCAGCATTTTCTTTAACTCAAATAACAAGAGAGACAGCGAGAATGAAGAGGAAAGCTTTGGCAGCACTAGCTTTTTAAGTTTATACGCCCCATTAGCTTCAGCTATAAAAGGCAATATGTCCCATAGTCAAACCTTCTTACAAATTACACTAGTTACTCATCTGAAGGCCACTACAAAACGACCAAAATACTGCTCCTTCTGTGCTACAGTAGGTACTACCCAGGGATCAGTCAAGCATCCTGAAAATAGCCACTCTTCAGAAGCTAGTCTGTATCTGAAGATGTGTGCAGGGTGAAGGACCAGATCTAGCTTGCTCTCACTCATAGAAGCTCTTGCAGACAGCGCAAGAATGGGTTTTCCCCTTTGTATCAGAGAAGAATACAAACTTGCTTTACTGAAAACCAGAGTTAATCCAGAAATCCCAACTGCACTGTGCTTGAATACTCTGGATGTCACTGACGTTAAAATGCAGTTGTCAGCATGACTATTGAGTCCACACTTTCCGTGAACCAGTAACAAAAGTTTGCTTTAACTACAATTTAACCACAGCAGACTATTAAACAATGTTCATAGCTATGAGGATAGTGGAAGTTTGGCTAGAACAGGCTCTTTCTCCAGAGCCAAGTTTGACTTTCCATGTTTAATCTGTTCCTGTAACAAAAACCTCGAACTTTAACACCAAAAGTTTGCCCCTCCTGTGCCACCATAAACAGAAGGGGGAAGAGATGCAAACAGAACAACAATTTCAGGTTGCTTTCACACACGATTGTCTCTCCATGTCCTGAATGGTAAGGCATTTCGTTCATCTTAAGGAACTTCCTGCATTCACCGGTTTTTGAGCTGTTGTCACAAGTGTTAGTTTGTATATTTATGTATTAGATGTCAACACTTTTGCAGTACAGTGGGAGACACCTGACATGCCTTTCATTTGTAAAGTAAATTGACTGTAGAAGATCACAGGCTAGAAAACAAACTTGGGCGTGTGAGAGACTGGAAATACTGAGGTGTCAAAACATTTTGGGGTGCAAAAGTGTGGGGGAAGGGGCAGGTCGAGCCTTGCTTTGGTGATGCAGCGCACTGTCACACACCCCCAACCCTAGAGCCTGTATCCCAGTGTTCGCCAATCACGGGCACCCTGGAGGCACGAAGTATTTAAGGCCAAACATGCTGCTAGTGTATGTCTTGACCCTACCTCCTCTTGGAATTTCTATCAGCTGAACACCGCTGGGACCCAGCAGTTAGTAGCTACTATGTGCCCTTTTGTACGTCTCTTCTGTCTGTTCTTGGAATTCTTCTAACTCCCTCTTCTCAGAATTTTGGAGTAACTTGAAATCAACAGGCTTAGAGTTCACTACATTGAATGGGCTTAGTTAAACGCTTTGAGAAGCATTTTATGTTGACTGAATGTTGCACTAAACCTTTTGCCAAAGTTCTGATTTTCTAAAGTTGccaatattttttgttcttttgacCTCTTGAGAATATCTTCTTGGCGTTTCTCCCCTATGTCTAACTCAGGGCACAAAAACAATTGTAAACCCTGTTAGAGACCTTTCTG is part of the Catharus ustulatus isolate bCatUst1 chromosome Z, bCatUst1.pri.v2, whole genome shotgun sequence genome and harbors:
- the TXN gene encoding thioredoxin — protein: MVKIVGNLVEFEAELKSAGEKLIVVDFSATWCGPCKMIKPFFHSLCEKYDNVVFIEIDVDDAQDVASHCDVKCMPTFQFYKNGKKVQEFSGANKEKLEETIKSLV